CCAAGCATGGGTATAGAAAGATACCGGGCAAGGCGCCTATGATGGAAGCTTTGGCGGCATCCACCATTTATGCTACTGAGTGGAATACCCGTGTGCCCTTTATCAATCCTATGTGTGGATCAGGAACTCTGGCTATAGAAGCAGCTTTGATGGCGACCAAACGATATCCCGGGCTGTTTAGGGATCACTATTCATTTCAGCATATTTTAGGATATGATGAGCAGGCATTTTTGGCCAAAAAGAAAAAGCTTGAAAATAAAATTGAAGAAATCCCTGAGTTAAAAATCATTGCCTCAGATATTTCGCTTCAGGCAATCTCCTTTGCTCAGGAAAATGCCATCACGGCAGGTGTGGATCACATGATTGAATTTGAGGTGTGTGATTTTGCAGAAACTCCCATTCCAGAAAGACCTAGAGGCGTAATCATGTTCAATCCTGAATATGGGGAAAGGCTAGGGGAGAATGCTGAGCTGGAAGAAACCTACAGGAGAATGGGGGATTTCATGAAGCAGGAATGCGCCGGGTACCGTGGCTATATTTTCACGGGAAATATGGAATTGGCTAAAAAGATTGGTCTAAAAGCAAGCCGTAGAATCGAGTTTTGGAACGGCACGATTGACTGTCGCTTACTCAAGTACGATTTGTATGCGGGGAAAAAAGATTAGGAATTTCGGAGGTAGTTTTCCCGCTGCTATTCGCAGAAAAGAAACGCAGATTAGCGCAGATCTATGAATTGTGAATCAGCGTAAATCTGCGAATTTAATCAGCGAAAATCAGCGGGAAACACTTTACGTTATTGATGATCCTCTCTCAGCCAATATGGAGTTGGCTAAAAAGATTGGTCTAAAAGCAAGCCGTAGAATCGAGTTTTGGAACGGCACGATTGACTGTCGCTTACTCAAGTACGATTTGTATGCGGGGAAAAAAGATTAGGAATTTCGGAGGTAGTTTTCCCGCTGCTATTCGCAGAAAAGAAACGCAGATTAGCGCAGATCTATGAATTGTGAATCAGCGTAAATCTGCGAATTAATCAGCGAAAATCAGCGGGAAACACTTTACCTTACTGGTGTTCCTCTCTCAGCAAATCATTCACTGTCTTCACTGGATTGAAGGTAATCAGAGGCACTTCCACGAAGATGGTGTTCCAACCGGCCATTGCGCCATTCCAAAGACCAGGTAATTCCAAGGCTTTCAGGTTTTTACCACTTTTAGATTTCTCGGTGATAAATCCTGTCATCATATCCCTGAATTCCAATAAATCAAAGGATTCACCCTTGTAGTCCCGGGTACCGCAGACCAAATCCACAGGATTGAAGTGGGTCGCTTTATTGAAGTGGTCTTTGGAGGATGGGTCATTTAAATCGATCTGGGCAGTTTCTAATATTTGTAGCGACTGGAAACCATCATCTTCCATCACCCAGAAAGGTCCGCCTCCAGGTTCTCCTGTATTTTTTACCATACCACAGACACGAATTGGTCGGTTCAGTTTCATTTTGAGAAATGCCGATTTGGCCTCCTCAGACAAGGAAGAAAAGCCTTCCGGTAGTTTGCCGCCCAATTCATTCGTGAAAACATTCGCTGCGAAACTTACACATTCTTCATCTTGTTGGCTTTCTAATCTGCGTAGTGCCTCAAAAACTTTTTCCTGAGCTTCCAGCAGCAATCCGCCAATGGCCATTTTGTAATCTACCGTAGTGGGCTTCAAACGGTCCGGCACTACATTGTCTATGTTTTTGATGAAAATAAGATCTGCCGAGATATCATTCAGGTTTTCTAGCAAAGCTCCATGACCGGCAGGTCTGAAAAGTATGCTGTCGTCATCTTCGGTAAAGGGTGTGTTGTCCATATTTACCGCAATGGTATCGGTGGACTTCTTTTGTTGGGAATATGATATCTGGAAAGTACATCCATGTTCTTTTTCAAGAGCGGGAAGGATGGCGTCTATTTCAACTTTGAATTTGGACTCATGTTCTGGAGAAACGGTGAAGTGGATTTTCACTGTGTTCCCTTTGCCTTTGGCATATTGAATGCCTTCAATCAAATGCTCATAGGCGGGAGTTCTACGCTGATCCGTATAGCTATGAAATTTTAGTAAGCCTTTCGGTAAGTTGCCATACCCCAAGCCTTCATCCAAAAGCAAGGCTGCTAAAATACCTTTGTAATCCTTGGTGTCAAGTTTCAAGTTGATGCTGCTCCCTTCAGCTTCCAGCACCTCATTCAGATCATCGTAAAAGGCGAAGTTCTCGATATTGTTCATGAACTTTTGCACAAAAGCTGATTTGGAGAGGTCTCCGTCACCATCTAAGAAGGCAAATAAATCTTTAAACATTCTGGAAGCGGCTCCAGAAGCAGGAACGAACTTTAAGACTTCTACTTTAGAGGCTTTTTCCGGATAGGTCATTAAGTAATGTCTTAACTCCTTATCGCTCAAAACTTTTATTCCATTTCCAGGTGTGGCAGGGGCGGTAATGTTTAGAAATGGAAAGCCATTCTCGAAATGTTGTATTTGTTGTGCTACAGTGTCAGGGTTCATTCCCTGAGACAAAATCTTTGTTTTTAAGGCTGCGTCCATGGTTTTTGGGTTGTAAAAATGATAACTCAAGATAGCAGGCTAATTTACTTTGCTCAAACTTGAGCGCTACTTTTTGAGATTTATTTTCAAATCATCTTACTAAATCCCCATCCTTTTCATGAATTCTTCTCGTTTGGAATTCGATATACTTACCTGCTTATCATTATTCATCACGATGTAGCCTCCTTCTGATTTGATAAATTTTTTAACCTCATCCAGATTGATCAGAAAACTATTGTGAACCCGCATGAAATTCATGTCAGCAAGAAGGGTTTCATACTCTTTGAGATTCTTGCTGACCACCAATTTGCGGTTGTCAGTCAAATGAAAGTCCGTGTAGGAGCCATTCGCTTCGCAATAGCTGATATGATTGGCAGGGATAAATTCCATCCCCTCAGCCGTAGAAAGACAAATCCTCCGGTTTTCAGGATTTGATATTTGAAAATTCATAAGAAGATTCTCCAGCATATGCTGTCTGGACTCTGACGCTATCAGTGCATTTACTTTTTGAACTGCCGCTAACAATTCATCCAAGTCGATCGGTTTCAGAAGGTAGTCTATTGAACTGTATTTAATTGCCCTGATGGCATAGTGCTCAAAAGCCGTCGTGAATATCAAGTGAAAATCCAGATGTTTTACCTGTTGGATCACGTCGAATCCGGTGCCAGTCTGAAGCTCAATATCCATGAACACCAAGTTGGGTCGTAAAGAAGAGATCTTTTCTATTGCTTCTTCTACATTGGAGGCCGTTTCTACTAGCTCCACCTGAGGACAGTATTCTGTCAAAAATGCTTTGAGGGTCTCCCTGCTATGGAATTCATCCTCTACGATGATCACTTGCAATGTTTTCATTGTTTTGGAATTTTGATGCTCACTTTTGTTCCTTGTTCTAGATCTTCTATTTGTATGTAATCTTCTGAAGAAGTCCATTTATTCCCCAGCCGCAATCTTTCGAAGGTAAGGTTCATTCCTCGGGAAGGTCGGTAGTTTGTCCCTTTCAGTGCTGCGGCGGCTTTTCTTCCTATTCCATTGTCTTCTACTTCGCAGAGGATGAATTCTTTTTGATCGAAAAATCGGATTGTTAGTTTCTTTTCAGGAGACTTTTTCGTCATGAGTCCATGTTTGATGGAATTCTCTACGAAGGGCTGTACAATCATCATTGGCACCTCTTCATAGCACAAATTAGAGTCTTTTGGCACGATAACTTCATATAAAAAAGCATGGTCAAATCGCAACGATTCCAGATCCAGGTAAACTTTCAATAGCTCTATCTCTTTTTCTAAAGTGACATGAACATCTATAGAATTTTCCAAAACCTGACGTACAAACTTGCTGAACTTAGAGAGGTATTTTAAAGCGGCCTCTTTTTGTCCGCTGCTAATTAAGTATTGGATGGAGCTCAGGCTGTTGAAAATAAAGTGGGGATTGATTTGTGCCCGGAGTGCACCGAGTTTAGTCTGAAACGTTTCCCGCTCTGCTTCTCTTTTTTCTGTAATAATAGTCTTGATTTTATAAGAAAGGCCTAGTGCGAAAATGGTGCTCTCGATTGCGGATCCAGTGACCATATAGTCCAAATCCAATAAGAACATAGTCAGCAACGCTCCCGTCGTGAAAACTATGGTGCCCGCAATCACGAAATATACCAGTTTTCCTTTGTAGAATTTCCACAAATATCCTACTCCAACAAAGGCAAAAGTGGCCATGAAATACCTTTGCCAATTCATAAGTGTAGCCTGCAGCGGACTATAAGGATTGAAAATGATAATTAAACTTACTACTACGAGAAAAGTGCAAAGTAAAACTATTATGCCTTTGACAACGCGATCAAATTTTGGCAGATGCTTTGGGAATTCAAGAAAATGCCGAATGAAAAGTAGATAGAAAGTATTGATGCAAACCTGAGCAACAGTGGTGAACCAAAAGAAAAAATGACTGTGTTCGTAACCGAAATTTGCAGCTAGGTAAGGGCTTATTCTGGAATAATAAATTAGTTGGAACAAGAGAAAAAGGCCGTAATAAATGTATTGGCGCTCTTTCATATTGAAAAATAAAATCAAGTTGAACACCATCAGCACTGAGGCTACTCCCAAAAAGAAAAATGCCAAAACTTGACTTTTGAAAGAGCTAATACTCAAAAAAGTAGAAAATAACAGATGGTCTTCGGGAGTGCTGAAGGCAAAAGTTTTATTGGAAAGATTGGGAGTCGCTCTTAGAAACTCGGACAGCACATAAATCTTTGTCCCATCAATTAAATCTTTGACTGCCAGTGGGATATAAAATGGACTTTCCAGGTTAGTTCGTTGAAGCGCATTTTGTTCCAAGGTACTGTAAACCAAGGGCAGGAGTACTCCATTTCTATCAATATAAACTGCCCCTTTTTCCACTCCATAGGGATAAAAATAGATAGAATCGTGTCCAGAGATTTTGCT
This genomic window from Algoriphagus sp. TR-M9 contains:
- a CDS encoding THUMP domain-containing class I SAM-dependent RNA methyltransferase, which encodes MLDFNLKGKVFITCKDRSVSYLEKEVRELGFVPESVSRTGLEISASMEECMDLNLHLRTASQVLYEIKSFYLRHANDIYRRFKAIPWEDYLDVDGYFSVSSVADNESVTTPLIVNVKAKDAIVDRFRELKGRRPDSGSDFDGLVFQVFWKGTQCSVYINTSGETLAKHGYRKIPGKAPMMEALAASTIYATEWNTRVPFINPMCGSGTLAIEAALMATKRYPGLFRDHYSFQHILGYDEQAFLAKKKKLENKIEEIPELKIIASDISLQAISFAQENAITAGVDHMIEFEVCDFAETPIPERPRGVIMFNPEYGERLGENAELEETYRRMGDFMKQECAGYRGYIFTGNMELAKKIGLKASRRIEFWNGTIDCRLLKYDLYAGKKD
- a CDS encoding DUF4301 family protein, which gives rise to MDAALKTKILSQGMNPDTVAQQIQHFENGFPFLNITAPATPGNGIKVLSDKELRHYLMTYPEKASKVEVLKFVPASGAASRMFKDLFAFLDGDGDLSKSAFVQKFMNNIENFAFYDDLNEVLEAEGSSINLKLDTKDYKGILAALLLDEGLGYGNLPKGLLKFHSYTDQRRTPAYEHLIEGIQYAKGKGNTVKIHFTVSPEHESKFKVEIDAILPALEKEHGCTFQISYSQQKKSTDTIAVNMDNTPFTEDDDSILFRPAGHGALLENLNDISADLIFIKNIDNVVPDRLKPTTVDYKMAIGGLLLEAQEKVFEALRRLESQQDEECVSFAANVFTNELGGKLPEGFSSLSEEAKSAFLKMKLNRPIRVCGMVKNTGEPGGGPFWVMEDDGFQSLQILETAQIDLNDPSSKDHFNKATHFNPVDLVCGTRDYKGESFDLLEFRDMMTGFITEKSKSGKNLKALELPGLWNGAMAGWNTIFVEVPLITFNPVKTVNDLLREEHQ
- a CDS encoding LytR/AlgR family response regulator transcription factor; this encodes MKTLQVIIVEDEFHSRETLKAFLTEYCPQVELVETASNVEEAIEKISSLRPNLVFMDIELQTGTGFDVIQQVKHLDFHLIFTTAFEHYAIRAIKYSSIDYLLKPIDLDELLAAVQKVNALIASESRQHMLENLLMNFQISNPENRRICLSTAEGMEFIPANHISYCEANGSYTDFHLTDNRKLVVSKNLKEYETLLADMNFMRVHNSFLINLDEVKKFIKSEGGYIVMNNDKQVSISNSKREEFMKRMGI
- a CDS encoding sensor histidine kinase; translated protein: MKAFYIFLLFYFLIDHAILAQEKPIIHQEPLHPKVLQIDSVIKINEAVDFGRRGMYGSTENLGIAKSGIQYWFEIDLSDQQSKISGHDSIYFYPYGVEKGAVYIDRNGVLLPLVYSTLEQNALQRTNLESPFYIPLAVKDLIDGTKIYVLSEFLRATPNLSNKTFAFSTPEDHLLFSTFLSISSFKSQVLAFFFLGVASVLMVFNLILFFNMKERQYIYYGLFLLFQLIYYSRISPYLAANFGYEHSHFFFWFTTVAQVCINTFYLLFIRHFLEFPKHLPKFDRVVKGIIVLLCTFLVVVSLIIIFNPYSPLQATLMNWQRYFMATFAFVGVGYLWKFYKGKLVYFVIAGTIVFTTGALLTMFLLDLDYMVTGSAIESTIFALGLSYKIKTIITEKREAERETFQTKLGALRAQINPHFIFNSLSSIQYLISSGQKEAALKYLSKFSKFVRQVLENSIDVHVTLEKEIELLKVYLDLESLRFDHAFLYEVIVPKDSNLCYEEVPMMIVQPFVENSIKHGLMTKKSPEKKLTIRFFDQKEFILCEVEDNGIGRKAAAALKGTNYRPSRGMNLTFERLRLGNKWTSSEDYIQIEDLEQGTKVSIKIPKQ